In a genomic window of Ardenticatenales bacterium:
- a CDS encoding 4'-phosphopantetheinyl transferase superfamily protein, with product MSDLTWQAAPETAVLEHNEVHLWRVWLTQAAAADRLWPLLAADEAARARAFVFARHRQAFVTARGMLRLILSRYVGEPAAELRFDYGARGKPRLHEDQGVQFNLSHSGEMALVAVTRLGAVGVDVEQVRPLDDMMGIAGQFFAPGERARLAEMPSPHRQRAFFDCWTRKEAYIKGIGLGLSRPLDQFEVAFAPGEPARLLSVAPDPDDVARWSLYGFNPASGYAAALAVQGHGWRLLTYESRLSL from the coding sequence ATGTCAGACCTGACATGGCAGGCAGCGCCGGAAACGGCGGTGCTGGAACACAATGAGGTACACCTATGGCGGGTGTGGCTGACGCAGGCGGCAGCGGCGGACCGGTTATGGCCGCTGCTGGCGGCGGATGAAGCGGCACGGGCGCGGGCGTTCGTTTTTGCCCGCCATCGCCAGGCTTTTGTGACGGCGCGGGGTATGTTGCGCCTCATTCTCAGCCGCTACGTGGGCGAACCGGCCGCGGAGTTACGCTTTGATTACGGTGCGCGGGGTAAGCCGCGACTGCACGAGGACCAGGGCGTGCAGTTTAATCTCTCCCATTCGGGCGAGATGGCGCTGGTGGCGGTGACGCGGCTGGGGGCCGTGGGGGTGGATGTAGAGCAGGTGCGCCCGTTGGACGACATGATGGGGATTGCCGGGCAGTTCTTCGCCCCGGGCGAGCGGGCGCGGCTAGCGGAAATGCCCTCTCCGCACCGTCAGCGCGCCTTCTTCGATTGTTGGACACGCAAGGAAGCATATATCAAAGGGATTGGCCTGGGTCTCTCCCGCCCGCTAGACCAGTTCGAGGTCGCCTTTGCTCCCGGCGAACCCGCGCGTCTCCTCTCCGTCGCGCCCGACCCGGACGACGTGGCCCGCTGGTCGCTGTACGGGTTCAATCCCGCGTCCGGTTACGCCGCCGCTCTGGCGGTGCAGGGACACGGATGGCGTCTGCTGACCTATGAAAGTCGTTTGTCGCTATAA
- a CDS encoding FAD-binding oxidoreductase produces MTQLTADIVICGAGIAGIAAAYHLTVHQGVPHVLLVDERPPLTLTSDKSTEAYRNWWPGPDAAMRQLMNRGIDLLETLAQGSDNRFLLNRRGYVYATADPARAAAMRAEAVAATDMGEIRQHMGQPADPPYAPVVAEGFADQPDGVDLLLDPRLIRQHFPYLSPRTVAVLHARRCGWFSGQQLGMLLLEQAKRHGAQLMTGRVMAVRQAGGRVAGVTVRQADGHVDVRTDCFVNAAGPLVNEVAALLGVDLPVFSERHIKASFKDILGVIPRDAPLLIWEDAQYLPWNDAERDWLAEATDTRWLLEPFPGGVHTRPEGGGDSRNVLMLWAYHPQAVAPVFPLPDDPTFPEVVLRGMATMIPGLAAYFEQMPRPYVDGGYYTKTRENRLLSCPLPVSGAYLLGALSGYGLMAALAAAELLAAHVVGGAMPAYAPAFDLRRYEDDAYLRQIEDWAGSLQL; encoded by the coding sequence ATGACGCAATTGACCGCCGACATTGTTATTTGCGGCGCCGGCATTGCCGGCATCGCCGCCGCCTATCACCTCACCGTTCACCAGGGCGTCCCCCATGTGCTGCTGGTTGACGAACGCCCGCCCCTCACCCTCACCAGCGACAAATCCACCGAAGCGTACCGCAACTGGTGGCCCGGCCCCGACGCCGCCATGCGCCAGCTCATGAACCGCGGCATCGACTTGCTAGAAACGCTGGCTCAGGGAAGCGACAATCGCTTCCTCCTCAACCGCCGCGGCTACGTCTACGCCACCGCCGACCCCGCGCGCGCGGCGGCCATGCGCGCCGAAGCCGTGGCCGCCACGGACATGGGCGAGATCCGCCAGCACATGGGGCAGCCCGCGGATCCGCCCTACGCGCCCGTCGTCGCTGAAGGTTTCGCCGATCAGCCTGACGGCGTAGACCTCCTGCTTGATCCCCGCCTCATCCGTCAACACTTTCCCTATCTCTCGCCGCGGACGGTGGCCGTGCTGCACGCTCGCCGCTGTGGCTGGTTCAGCGGACAGCAGTTGGGCATGCTGTTGTTGGAACAGGCCAAACGGCACGGCGCGCAGCTTATGACCGGACGGGTGATGGCCGTGCGGCAGGCGGGGGGGCGCGTGGCGGGCGTGACCGTGCGGCAGGCGGATGGGCATGTGGATGTGCGCACCGATTGTTTCGTGAACGCCGCCGGTCCCCTGGTGAACGAGGTGGCCGCGCTGCTGGGGGTGGACCTGCCCGTTTTCAGTGAGCGACACATTAAGGCGTCATTCAAAGACATACTGGGCGTTATCCCCCGCGACGCGCCGCTGCTGATCTGGGAGGACGCGCAGTATTTGCCGTGGAATGACGCGGAGCGGGACTGGCTGGCGGAGGCGACGGATACGCGCTGGCTGCTGGAGCCGTTCCCCGGCGGCGTGCATACGCGCCCGGAGGGGGGCGGCGATAGCCGGAACGTGCTCATGCTCTGGGCCTATCACCCGCAAGCGGTCGCGCCCGTTTTCCCGTTGCCCGATGATCCTACCTTCCCGGAGGTGGTGCTGCGGGGCATGGCGACGATGATTCCGGGCCTTGCCGCTTACTTTGAGCAGATGCCACGCCCTTACGTGGATGGCGGTTACTACACCAAGACGCGGGAAAATCGGCTGTTGAGTTGCCCGCTGCCCGTGTCTGGCGCGTATCTTCTGGGGGCGCTTTCCGGCTATGGGCTGATGGCGGCGCTGGCGGCGGCGGAGTTGCTGGCGGCGCATGTTGTGGGGGGGGCGATGCCGGCATACGCGCCCGCTTTTGATCTGCGCCGCTATGAGGATGACGCTTACCTGCGGCAGATTGAGGACTGGGCGGGAAGTTTGCAGTTGTAG
- a CDS encoding nucleotidyltransferase domain-containing protein, with protein sequence MADIPNHIRRIIAQYLTSLREHGFQIQDAILFGSYASGQANQWSDIDLALVSHEFEGIRFIDKNKIRKITIAVSTDLEVLPFNPKDFTPSNPLVKEILDTGIRVI encoded by the coding sequence ATGGCTGACATCCCAAATCACATTCGACGAATAATCGCACAATACCTGACTTCACTCAGAGAGCATGGATTTCAAATTCAGGATGCAATCTTGTTTGGTAGTTATGCCAGCGGGCAGGCGAATCAATGGAGTGACATTGATTTAGCATTGGTTTCGCACGAATTCGAGGGCATTCGTTTCATAGACAAGAACAAAATTCGCAAAATCACGATTGCGGTCAGCACAGATTTGGAGGTCTTGCCTTTCAATCCTAAAGACTTCACGCCGAGCAACCCACTTGTAAAAGAGATATTGGATACGGGCATACGAGTTATTTGA
- a CDS encoding hydroxylase — MQIHYLEIVTREVDAVCDAYAAANGTPFGDPDARLGNARTAALPGGGLVGVRAPLQETEEPVVRPYWLVDDIEAAVSAAVKAGGEIAHPPLEIPGHGTFAIYIQGGIHHGLWQR; from the coding sequence ATGCAGATTCACTATCTGGAAATCGTGACCAGGGAGGTCGACGCGGTGTGCGATGCGTACGCCGCAGCGAACGGGACGCCGTTCGGCGATCCGGATGCCAGGCTCGGTAACGCCCGGACGGCCGCGCTGCCGGGCGGCGGGCTGGTGGGGGTGCGGGCACCCTTGCAGGAGACAGAGGAGCCGGTGGTGCGGCCCTACTGGCTGGTGGACGACATTGAAGCAGCCGTCTCCGCCGCGGTGAAGGCTGGCGGCGAGATCGCCCACCCGCCGTTGGAGATCCCCGGCCACGGTACCTTCGCCATCTACATCCAGGGCGGTATCCACCACGGTCTCTGGCAGCGGTAG
- a CDS encoding aromatic ring-hydroxylating dioxygenase subunit alpha, producing the protein MDKRRTAQGAKTLAGGYYTSAEVWRREWERIFARHWLYVGRSAQMDAPGAYVLVEVGEESLILTRDEAGVARGFYNVCRHRGTRLCAQSPGQFSHTIQCPYHAWTYDLAGSLIGAPNMHEVADFRKADYPLVPVAVAEWEGNLFLNLATDAPPLTQALAPIWDKFAAWRLAELVVARETVYEVAANWKLIFQNYSECYHCPTLHPVLNRLTPYRNAGNDLEEGAILGGPMTLSDGVTSMTLSGQRCAPPLGDVRGADLGRVYYYTLFPGMFLSLHPDYVLIHRLQPLAVDRTRVICQWLFHPDALARPDFDPEGAVAFWDMTNRQDWEVCELSQQGVSSRAYTPGPYAELESMIAAFDRAYLHALQLPV; encoded by the coding sequence ATGGACAAACGACGCACGGCACAAGGGGCAAAAACATTGGCGGGGGGCTACTACACGTCCGCGGAGGTGTGGCGCCGGGAGTGGGAGCGGATTTTTGCGCGGCATTGGCTGTATGTGGGGCGGTCGGCGCAAATGGATGCGCCAGGGGCGTATGTGCTGGTGGAAGTGGGGGAGGAGAGTTTGATTTTGACGCGGGATGAGGCAGGGGTGGCGCGTGGGTTTTATAATGTATGCCGGCATCGCGGCACACGCCTCTGCGCCCAATCCCCCGGCCAATTCTCCCACACCATCCAGTGCCCCTACCACGCCTGGACCTATGACCTGGCGGGCAGCCTCATCGGCGCGCCCAACATGCACGAAGTGGCCGACTTCCGCAAAGCGGATTACCCGCTGGTTCCCGTGGCCGTGGCCGAGTGGGAGGGGAACCTTTTCCTCAATCTGGCGACGGACGCGCCACCGCTGACGCAGGCGCTGGCCCCGATCTGGGATAAGTTCGCGGCCTGGCGATTGGCGGAACTGGTGGTGGCGCGGGAGACGGTTTATGAGGTGGCGGCGAACTGGAAGCTGATCTTCCAGAATTATTCGGAGTGCTATCACTGCCCGACGCTGCATCCCGTGTTGAACCGTTTGACGCCTTATCGAAATGCCGGCAACGACCTGGAAGAAGGCGCGATACTTGGCGGACCCATGACCCTCTCCGATGGCGTGACCAGCATGACCCTCAGCGGGCAGCGATGCGCCCCGCCCCTGGGCGACGTTCGCGGCGCGGACCTGGGGCGCGTCTACTACTACACCTTGTTCCCCGGCATGTTCCTCAGCCTCCACCCCGATTACGTCCTCATCCACCGCCTGCAACCGCTGGCCGTGGATCGCACCCGCGTCATTTGCCAGTGGCTTTTCCACCCCGACGCCCTGGCCCGTCCCGACTTCGACCCCGAGGGCGCGGTGGCCTTTTGGGACATGACCAACCGCCAGGATTGGGAAGTATGCGAACTATCGCAGCAGGGCGTTAGCTCCCGCGCCTACACGCCTGGCCCCTACGCGGAACTAGAAAGCATGATTGCCGCCTTCGACCGCGCTTACTTACACGCCCTGCAACTGCCAGTCTGA